One Myotis daubentonii chromosome 3, mMyoDau2.1, whole genome shotgun sequence genomic window carries:
- the PTCH2 gene encoding protein patched homolog 2 isoform X3, translating into MARRPPLGELPPDYTPPAGSAAPQILAGSLKAPLWLRAYFQGLLFSLGCRIQRHCGKVLFLGLLAFGALALGLRVAIIETDLEQLWVEVGSRVSQELQYTKEKLGEEAAYTSQMLIQTSRQEGENVLTPEALRLHLQAALTASKVQVSLYGKSWDLNKICYKSGVPLIENGMIERMIEKLFPCVILTPLDCFWEGAKLQGGSAYLPGRPDIQWTNLDPEQLLEELGPFASLEGFRELLAKAQVGQAYVGRPCLNPDDPHCPPSAPNHHSRQAPRVAQELSGGCHGFSHKFMHWQEELLLGGMARSPQGQLLRAEALQSTFLLMSPRQLYEHFRGDYQTHDIGWSEEQAGTVLQAWQRRFVQLAQEALPENASQQIHAFSSATLDDILQAFSEVSAARVAGGYLLMLAYACVTMLRWDCAQSQGAVGLAGVLLVALAVASGLGLCALLGIAFNAATTQVLPFLALGIGVDDIFLLAHAFAEAPPGTPLQERLGECLLRTGPSVALTSVSNMAAFFMAALVPVPALRAFSLQAAVVVGCNFAAVMLVFPAVLSLDLRRRHCQRLDVLCCFSSPCSARVIQILPQELADRTGPVGIAHLTATVHAFAHCDAGSQHVITSLPPQAHLVPPPSDPLSSELFSPGGSTRDLLGQEEGTRQKAAYKSLPCARWTLAHFARHQFAPLLLQSRAKESRLRLTRTGLLGALPATPTAMALRMGPWPTSCSSRPGMPGSLWISARWGEGWTARGHRGPGLRGPGLQPSLPPQLTTRKLVDTEGLVPPELFYVGLTVWVSSDPLGLAASQANFYPPPPEWLHDKYDTTGENLRIPAAQPLEFAQFPFLLRGLQKTEDFVEAIEGARAACAEAGQAGVRAYPSGSPFLFWEQYLGLRRCFLLAVCILLVCTFLVCALLLLNPWTAGLIVLVLAVMTVELFGIMGFLGIKLSAIPVVILVASVGIGVEFTVHVALGFLTTQGSRNLRAARALEHTFAPVTDGAVSTLLGLLMLAGSNFDFIVRYFFVVLTVLTLLGLLHGLVLLPVLLSILGPPPEVVQMYKESPEALRPPAPRAGGLRWGLSPTLPQSFARVTTSMTVALHPPPLPGAYIHPASDEPPWSPAATPAATGSSNLTSRGPCPAPE; encoded by the exons ATGGCTCGGCGGCCACCCCTCGGGGAGCTGCCTCCGGACTACACCCCGCCAGCTGGATCCGCAGCGCCCCAG ATCCTAGCTGGGAGCCTGAAGGCTCCGCTCTGGCTTCGTGCTTACTTCCAGGGCCTGCTCTTCTCACTGGGCTGCAGGATCCAGAGACACTGTGGCAAAGTGCTCTTCCTGGGACTGCTGGCCTTTGGGGCCCTGGCACTGGGCCTCCGTGTGGCCATCATTGAGACAGACCTAGAACAGCTCTGGGTGGAAG TGGGCAGCCGGGTGAGCCAGGAGCTGCAGTACACCAAGGAGAAGCTGGGCGAGGAGGCTGCGTACACCTCCCAGATGTTGATACAGACCTCGCGCCAGGAGGGGGAGAATGTCCTCACACCTGAGGCACTGCGCCTCCACCTCCAGGCAGCCCTCACCGCCAGCAAAGTGCAAGTATCACTCTATGGAAA GTCCTGGGACTTGAACAAAATCTGCTACAAGTCAGGAGTTCCCCTCATTGAAAATGGGATGATTGAGCGG ATGATTGAGAAGCTGTTCCCGTGCGTGATCCTCACCCCCCTCGACTGCTTCTGGGAGGGAGCCAAGCTCCAAGGGGGCTCTGCCTACTTGCC CGGCCGTCCCGACATCCAGTGGACCAACCTGGACCCCGAGCAGCTGCTGGAGGAGCTGGGCCCCTTCGCCTCCCTTGAGGGCTTCCGGGAGCTGCTCGCCAAGGCACAGGTGGGCCAGGCCTACGTGGGGCGGCCCTGTCTGAACCCTGACGACCCTCACTGCCCGCCTAGCGCTCCCAACCACCACAGCAGGCAG gCTCCCCGTGTGGCTCAGGAACTGAGCGGGGGCTGCCACGGCTTCTCCCACAAGTTCATGCACTGGCAGGAGGAATTGCTGCTGGGAGGCATGGCCAGGAGCCCCCAAGGACAGCTGCTCAG ggccGAGGCCCTGCAGAGCACCTTCCTGCTGATGAGCCCCCGCCAGCTGTACGAGCACTTCCGGGGCGACTACCAGACGCACGACATCGGCTGGAGCGAGGAGCAGGCGGGCACCGTGCTGCAGGCCTGGCAGCGGCGCTTCGTGCAG CTGGCCCAGGAGGCCCTGCCCGAGAACGCGTCCCAGCAGATCCACGCCTTCTCCTCCGCCACCCTGGATGACATCCTGCAGGCCTTCTCTGAAGTCAGCGCTGCCCGCGTGGCCGGAGGCTATCTGCTCATG CTGGCCTACGCCTGTGTGACGATGCTACGGTGGGACTGTGCCCAGTCCCAGGGTGCCGTGGGCCTCGCCGGGGTGCTGCTGGTGGCCCTGGCAGTGGCCTCAGGCCTCGGGCTCTGCGCCCTGCTCGGCATCGCCTTCAATGCTGCCACCACCCAG GTGCTGCCCTTCTTGGCACTGGGCATCGGCGTGGATGACATATTCCTGCTGGCACACGCCTTCGCAGaggccccacctggcacccctcTGCAG GAGCGCCTGGGCGAGTGCCTGCTCCGCACGGGCCCCAGCGTGGCTCTCACGTCCGTCAGCAACATGGCGGCCTTCTTCATGGCCGCCCTGGTCCCCGTCCCCGCGCTGCGGGCCTTCTCCTTGCAG GCGGCCGTCGTGGTCGGCTGCAACTTCGCAGCCGTGATGCTCGTCTTCCCAGCGGTCCTCAGCCTGGACCTGCGCCGGCGCCACTGCCAGCGCCTCGATGTGCTCTGCTGCTTCTCCAg CCCCTGTTCTGCTCGGGTGATTCAGATTCTGCCCCAGGAGCTGGCGGACAGGACAGGACCCGTGGGCATTGCCCACCTGACGGCCACCGTTCACGCCTTCGCCCACTGTGACGCCGGCAGCCAGCATGTGATCACCAGCCTGCCTCCCCAAGCCCACCTGGTGCCTCCACCTTCTGACCCACTGAGCTCTGAGCTGTTCAGCCCGGGAGGGTCCACTCGggaccttctgggccaggaggaggggacaAGGCAGAAGGCAGCCTACAAGTCTCTGCCCTGTGCCCGCTGGACTCTTGCCCATTTTGCCCGCCATCAGTTTGCACCCTTGCTGCTCCAGTCACGCGCCAAG GAATCCAGGCTGCGTTTGACCAGGACTGGGCTTCTGGGCGCATTACCCGCCACTCCTACCGCAATGGCTCTGAGGATGGGGCCCTGGCCTACAAGCTGCTCATCCAGACCGGGGATGCCCGGGAGCCTCTGGATTTCagccaggtggggggagggctggacGGCTCGGGGGCACAGGGGACCCGGCCTCAGGGGCCcaggccttcagccctccctgcctccgcAGCTGACCACGAGGAAACTGGTGGACACGGAGGGGCTGGTTCCACCCGAGCTCTTCTACGTGGGGCTGACCGTGTGGGTGAGCAGTGACCCCCTGGGCCTGGCGGCCTCGCAGGCCAActtctaccccccaccccccgagtggcTGCACGACAAGTACGACACCACCGGGGAGAACCTGCGCA tCCCGGCGGCCCAGCCCCTGGAGTTTGCCCAGTTCCCCTTCCTACTGCGCGGCCTCCAGAAGACGGAGGACTTTGTGGAGGCCATCGAGGGGGCCCGGGCAGCATGCGCCGAGGCAGGCCAGGCCGGGGTGCGTGCCTACCCCAGCggctcccccttcctcttctgGGAGCAGTACCTGGGCCTGCGGCGCTGCTTCCTGCTGGCGGTCTGCATCCTGCTGGTGTGCACTTTCCTCGTCTGTGCCCTGCTGCTGCTCAACCCCTGGACAGCCGGCCTCATA GTGCTGGTCCTGGCAGTGATGACCGTGGAGCTCTTTGGCATCATGGGTTTCCTGGGCATCAAGCTGAGCGCCATCCCCGTGGTGATCCTTGTGGCCTCTGTGGGCATCGGTGTCGAGTTCACAGTCCATGTGGCTCTG GGCTTCCTGACCACCCAGGGCAGCCGGAACCTGCGGGCTGCCCGGGCCCTTGAGCACACGTTCGCCCCAGTGACCGATGGGGCCGTCTCCACGTTGCTGGGTCTGCTCATGCTTGCTGGTTCCAACTTTGACTTCATCGTAAG GTACTTCTTCGTGGTGCTGACGGTGCTCACACTCCTGGGCCTCCTCCATGGGCTCGTGCTGCTGCCTGTGCTGCTGTCCATCCTGGGCCCCCCACCAGAG GTGGTGCAGATGTACAAGGAGAGCCCCGAGGCCCTGAGGCCCCCAGCTCCACGAGCAGGAGGGCTCAGGTGGGGGTtgtcccccaccctgccccagagCTTCGCCAGAGTGACTACCTCCATGACCGTGGCCCTCCACCCGCCCCCACTGCCCGGTGCCTACATCCACCCAGCCTCTGATGAGCCTCCTTGGTCCCCTGCTGCCACACCGGCTGCCACCGGCTCCAGCAACCTCACTTCTAGGGGACCATGTCCAGCCCCGGAGTGA
- the PTCH2 gene encoding protein patched homolog 2 isoform X2 yields the protein MARRPPLGELPPDYTPPAGSAAPQILAGSLKAPLWLRAYFQGLLFSLGCRIQRHCGKVLFLGLLAFGALALGLRVAIIETDLEQLWVEVGSRVSQELQYTKEKLGEEAAYTSQMLIQTSRQEGENVLTPEALRLHLQAALTASKVQVSLYGKSWDLNKICYKSGVPLIENGMIERMIEKLFPCVILTPLDCFWEGAKLQGGSAYLPGRPDIQWTNLDPEQLLEELGPFASLEGFRELLAKAQVGQAYVGRPCLNPDDPHCPPSAPNHHSRQAPRVAQELSGGCHGFSHKFMHWQEELLLGGMARSPQGQLLRAEALQSTFLLMSPRQLYEHFRGDYQTHDIGWSEEQAGTVLQAWQRRFVQLAQEALPENASQQIHAFSSATLDDILQAFSEVSAARVAGGYLLMLAYACVTMLRWDCAQSQGAVGLAGVLLVALAVASGLGLCALLGIAFNAATTQVLPFLALGIGVDDIFLLAHAFAEAPPGTPLQERLGECLLRTGPSVALTSVSNMAAFFMAALVPVPALRAFSLQAAVVVGCNFAAVMLVFPAVLSLDLRRRHCQRLDVLCCFSSPCSARVIQILPQELADRTGPVGIAHLTATVHAFAHCDAGSQHVITSLPPQAHLVPPPSDPLSSELFSPGGSTRDLLGQEEGTRQKAAYKSLPCARWTLAHFARHQFAPLLLQSRAKAVVLVLFGALLGLSLYGATWVQDGLALTDVVPRGTKEHAFLSAQLSASVPSRPCCRHLPLRRPAPGCTITATGCRESRLRLTRTGLLGALPATPTAMALRMGPWPTSCSSRPGMPGSLWISARWGEGWTARGHRGPGLRGPGLQPSLPPQLTTRKLVDTEGLVPPELFYVGLTVWVSSDPLGLAASQANFYPPPPEWLHDKYDTTGENLRIPAAQPLEFAQFPFLLRGLQKTEDFVEAIEGARAACAEAGQAGVRAYPSGSPFLFWEQYLGLRRCFLLAVCILLVCTFLVCALLLLNPWTAGLIVLVLAVMTVELFGIMGFLGIKLSAIPVVILVASVGIGVEFTVHVALGFLTTQGSRNLRAARALEHTFAPVTDGAVSTLLGLLMLAGSNFDFIVRYFFVVLTVLTLLGLLHGLVLLPVLLSILGPPPEVVQMYKESPEALRPPAPRAGGLRWGLSPTLPQSFARVTTSMTVALHPPPLPGAYIHPASDEPPWSPAATPAATGSSNLTSRGPCPAPE from the exons ATGGCTCGGCGGCCACCCCTCGGGGAGCTGCCTCCGGACTACACCCCGCCAGCTGGATCCGCAGCGCCCCAG ATCCTAGCTGGGAGCCTGAAGGCTCCGCTCTGGCTTCGTGCTTACTTCCAGGGCCTGCTCTTCTCACTGGGCTGCAGGATCCAGAGACACTGTGGCAAAGTGCTCTTCCTGGGACTGCTGGCCTTTGGGGCCCTGGCACTGGGCCTCCGTGTGGCCATCATTGAGACAGACCTAGAACAGCTCTGGGTGGAAG TGGGCAGCCGGGTGAGCCAGGAGCTGCAGTACACCAAGGAGAAGCTGGGCGAGGAGGCTGCGTACACCTCCCAGATGTTGATACAGACCTCGCGCCAGGAGGGGGAGAATGTCCTCACACCTGAGGCACTGCGCCTCCACCTCCAGGCAGCCCTCACCGCCAGCAAAGTGCAAGTATCACTCTATGGAAA GTCCTGGGACTTGAACAAAATCTGCTACAAGTCAGGAGTTCCCCTCATTGAAAATGGGATGATTGAGCGG ATGATTGAGAAGCTGTTCCCGTGCGTGATCCTCACCCCCCTCGACTGCTTCTGGGAGGGAGCCAAGCTCCAAGGGGGCTCTGCCTACTTGCC CGGCCGTCCCGACATCCAGTGGACCAACCTGGACCCCGAGCAGCTGCTGGAGGAGCTGGGCCCCTTCGCCTCCCTTGAGGGCTTCCGGGAGCTGCTCGCCAAGGCACAGGTGGGCCAGGCCTACGTGGGGCGGCCCTGTCTGAACCCTGACGACCCTCACTGCCCGCCTAGCGCTCCCAACCACCACAGCAGGCAG gCTCCCCGTGTGGCTCAGGAACTGAGCGGGGGCTGCCACGGCTTCTCCCACAAGTTCATGCACTGGCAGGAGGAATTGCTGCTGGGAGGCATGGCCAGGAGCCCCCAAGGACAGCTGCTCAG ggccGAGGCCCTGCAGAGCACCTTCCTGCTGATGAGCCCCCGCCAGCTGTACGAGCACTTCCGGGGCGACTACCAGACGCACGACATCGGCTGGAGCGAGGAGCAGGCGGGCACCGTGCTGCAGGCCTGGCAGCGGCGCTTCGTGCAG CTGGCCCAGGAGGCCCTGCCCGAGAACGCGTCCCAGCAGATCCACGCCTTCTCCTCCGCCACCCTGGATGACATCCTGCAGGCCTTCTCTGAAGTCAGCGCTGCCCGCGTGGCCGGAGGCTATCTGCTCATG CTGGCCTACGCCTGTGTGACGATGCTACGGTGGGACTGTGCCCAGTCCCAGGGTGCCGTGGGCCTCGCCGGGGTGCTGCTGGTGGCCCTGGCAGTGGCCTCAGGCCTCGGGCTCTGCGCCCTGCTCGGCATCGCCTTCAATGCTGCCACCACCCAG GTGCTGCCCTTCTTGGCACTGGGCATCGGCGTGGATGACATATTCCTGCTGGCACACGCCTTCGCAGaggccccacctggcacccctcTGCAG GAGCGCCTGGGCGAGTGCCTGCTCCGCACGGGCCCCAGCGTGGCTCTCACGTCCGTCAGCAACATGGCGGCCTTCTTCATGGCCGCCCTGGTCCCCGTCCCCGCGCTGCGGGCCTTCTCCTTGCAG GCGGCCGTCGTGGTCGGCTGCAACTTCGCAGCCGTGATGCTCGTCTTCCCAGCGGTCCTCAGCCTGGACCTGCGCCGGCGCCACTGCCAGCGCCTCGATGTGCTCTGCTGCTTCTCCAg CCCCTGTTCTGCTCGGGTGATTCAGATTCTGCCCCAGGAGCTGGCGGACAGGACAGGACCCGTGGGCATTGCCCACCTGACGGCCACCGTTCACGCCTTCGCCCACTGTGACGCCGGCAGCCAGCATGTGATCACCAGCCTGCCTCCCCAAGCCCACCTGGTGCCTCCACCTTCTGACCCACTGAGCTCTGAGCTGTTCAGCCCGGGAGGGTCCACTCGggaccttctgggccaggaggaggggacaAGGCAGAAGGCAGCCTACAAGTCTCTGCCCTGTGCCCGCTGGACTCTTGCCCATTTTGCCCGCCATCAGTTTGCACCCTTGCTGCTCCAGTCACGCGCCAAG GCTGTGGTGCTGGTCCTCTTTGGGGCTCTTCTGGGCCTGAGCCTCTACGGAGCGACCTGGGTGCAGGACGGGCTGGCCCTGACCGACGTGGTGCCGCGGGGCACCAAGGAGCATGCCTTCCTGAGCGCCCAGCTCAG CGCTTCAGTTCCCTCAAGGCCGTGCTGCCGCCACCTGCCACTCAGGCGCCCCGCACCTGGCTGCACTATTACCGCAACTGGCTGCAGG GAATCCAGGCTGCGTTTGACCAGGACTGGGCTTCTGGGCGCATTACCCGCCACTCCTACCGCAATGGCTCTGAGGATGGGGCCCTGGCCTACAAGCTGCTCATCCAGACCGGGGATGCCCGGGAGCCTCTGGATTTCagccaggtggggggagggctggacGGCTCGGGGGCACAGGGGACCCGGCCTCAGGGGCCcaggccttcagccctccctgcctccgcAGCTGACCACGAGGAAACTGGTGGACACGGAGGGGCTGGTTCCACCCGAGCTCTTCTACGTGGGGCTGACCGTGTGGGTGAGCAGTGACCCCCTGGGCCTGGCGGCCTCGCAGGCCAActtctaccccccaccccccgagtggcTGCACGACAAGTACGACACCACCGGGGAGAACCTGCGCA tCCCGGCGGCCCAGCCCCTGGAGTTTGCCCAGTTCCCCTTCCTACTGCGCGGCCTCCAGAAGACGGAGGACTTTGTGGAGGCCATCGAGGGGGCCCGGGCAGCATGCGCCGAGGCAGGCCAGGCCGGGGTGCGTGCCTACCCCAGCggctcccccttcctcttctgGGAGCAGTACCTGGGCCTGCGGCGCTGCTTCCTGCTGGCGGTCTGCATCCTGCTGGTGTGCACTTTCCTCGTCTGTGCCCTGCTGCTGCTCAACCCCTGGACAGCCGGCCTCATA GTGCTGGTCCTGGCAGTGATGACCGTGGAGCTCTTTGGCATCATGGGTTTCCTGGGCATCAAGCTGAGCGCCATCCCCGTGGTGATCCTTGTGGCCTCTGTGGGCATCGGTGTCGAGTTCACAGTCCATGTGGCTCTG GGCTTCCTGACCACCCAGGGCAGCCGGAACCTGCGGGCTGCCCGGGCCCTTGAGCACACGTTCGCCCCAGTGACCGATGGGGCCGTCTCCACGTTGCTGGGTCTGCTCATGCTTGCTGGTTCCAACTTTGACTTCATCGTAAG GTACTTCTTCGTGGTGCTGACGGTGCTCACACTCCTGGGCCTCCTCCATGGGCTCGTGCTGCTGCCTGTGCTGCTGTCCATCCTGGGCCCCCCACCAGAG GTGGTGCAGATGTACAAGGAGAGCCCCGAGGCCCTGAGGCCCCCAGCTCCACGAGCAGGAGGGCTCAGGTGGGGGTtgtcccccaccctgccccagagCTTCGCCAGAGTGACTACCTCCATGACCGTGGCCCTCCACCCGCCCCCACTGCCCGGTGCCTACATCCACCCAGCCTCTGATGAGCCTCCTTGGTCCCCTGCTGCCACACCGGCTGCCACCGGCTCCAGCAACCTCACTTCTAGGGGACCATGTCCAGCCCCGGAGTGA
- the PTCH2 gene encoding protein patched homolog 2 isoform X7 produces the protein MARRPPLGELPPDYTPPAGSAAPQILAGSLKAPLWLRAYFQGLLFSLGCRIQRHCGKVLFLGLLAFGALALGLRVAIIETDLEQLWVEVGSRVSQELQYTKEKLGEEAAYTSQMLIQTSRQEGENVLTPEALRLHLQAALTASKVQVSLYGKSWDLNKICYKSGVPLIENGMIERMIEKLFPCVILTPLDCFWEGAKLQGGSAYLPGRPDIQWTNLDPEQLLEELGPFASLEGFRELLAKAQVGQAYVGRPCLNPDDPHCPPSAPNHHSRQAPRVAQELSGGCHGFSHKFMHWQEELLLGGMARSPQGQLLRAEALQSTFLLMSPRQLYEHFRGDYQTHDIGWSEEQAGTVLQAWQRRFVQLAQEALPENASQQIHAFSSATLDDILQAFSEVSAARVAGGYLLMLAYACVTMLRWDCAQSQGAVGLAGVLLVALAVASGLGLCALLGIAFNAATTQVLPFLALGIGVDDIFLLAHAFAEAPPGTPLQERLGECLLRTGPSVALTSVSNMAAFFMAALVPVPALRAFSLQAAVVVGCNFAAVMLVFPAVLSLDLRRRHCQRLDVLCCFSSPCSARVIQILPQELADRTGPVGIAHLTATVHAFAHCDAGSQHVITSLPPQAHLVPPPSDPLSSELFSPGGSTRDLLGQEEGTRQKAAYKSLPCARWTLAHFARHQFAPLLLQSRAKAVVLVLFGALLGLSLYGATWVQDGLALTDVVPRGTKEHAFLSAQLRYFSLYEVALVTQGGFDYAHAQRALFDLHQRFSSLKAVLPPPATQAPRTWLHYYRNWLQGIQAAFDQDWASGRITRHSYRNGSEDGALAYKLLIQTGDAREPLDFSQLTTRKLVDTEGLVPPELFYVGLTVWVSSDPLGLAASQANFYPPPPEWLHDKYDTTGENLRIPAAQPLEFAQFPFLLRGLQKTEDFVEAIEGARAACAEAGQAGVRAYPSGSPFLFWEQYLGLRRCFLLAVCILLVCTFLVCALLLLNPWTAGLIVLVLAVMTVELFGIMGFLGIKLSAIPVVILVASVGIGVEFTVHVALVTGCSLPTCCGQCSVSHQTHLCTVPPKRTRARCLDSSQALGASASCGSGHGCPRGR, from the exons ATGGCTCGGCGGCCACCCCTCGGGGAGCTGCCTCCGGACTACACCCCGCCAGCTGGATCCGCAGCGCCCCAG ATCCTAGCTGGGAGCCTGAAGGCTCCGCTCTGGCTTCGTGCTTACTTCCAGGGCCTGCTCTTCTCACTGGGCTGCAGGATCCAGAGACACTGTGGCAAAGTGCTCTTCCTGGGACTGCTGGCCTTTGGGGCCCTGGCACTGGGCCTCCGTGTGGCCATCATTGAGACAGACCTAGAACAGCTCTGGGTGGAAG TGGGCAGCCGGGTGAGCCAGGAGCTGCAGTACACCAAGGAGAAGCTGGGCGAGGAGGCTGCGTACACCTCCCAGATGTTGATACAGACCTCGCGCCAGGAGGGGGAGAATGTCCTCACACCTGAGGCACTGCGCCTCCACCTCCAGGCAGCCCTCACCGCCAGCAAAGTGCAAGTATCACTCTATGGAAA GTCCTGGGACTTGAACAAAATCTGCTACAAGTCAGGAGTTCCCCTCATTGAAAATGGGATGATTGAGCGG ATGATTGAGAAGCTGTTCCCGTGCGTGATCCTCACCCCCCTCGACTGCTTCTGGGAGGGAGCCAAGCTCCAAGGGGGCTCTGCCTACTTGCC CGGCCGTCCCGACATCCAGTGGACCAACCTGGACCCCGAGCAGCTGCTGGAGGAGCTGGGCCCCTTCGCCTCCCTTGAGGGCTTCCGGGAGCTGCTCGCCAAGGCACAGGTGGGCCAGGCCTACGTGGGGCGGCCCTGTCTGAACCCTGACGACCCTCACTGCCCGCCTAGCGCTCCCAACCACCACAGCAGGCAG gCTCCCCGTGTGGCTCAGGAACTGAGCGGGGGCTGCCACGGCTTCTCCCACAAGTTCATGCACTGGCAGGAGGAATTGCTGCTGGGAGGCATGGCCAGGAGCCCCCAAGGACAGCTGCTCAG ggccGAGGCCCTGCAGAGCACCTTCCTGCTGATGAGCCCCCGCCAGCTGTACGAGCACTTCCGGGGCGACTACCAGACGCACGACATCGGCTGGAGCGAGGAGCAGGCGGGCACCGTGCTGCAGGCCTGGCAGCGGCGCTTCGTGCAG CTGGCCCAGGAGGCCCTGCCCGAGAACGCGTCCCAGCAGATCCACGCCTTCTCCTCCGCCACCCTGGATGACATCCTGCAGGCCTTCTCTGAAGTCAGCGCTGCCCGCGTGGCCGGAGGCTATCTGCTCATG CTGGCCTACGCCTGTGTGACGATGCTACGGTGGGACTGTGCCCAGTCCCAGGGTGCCGTGGGCCTCGCCGGGGTGCTGCTGGTGGCCCTGGCAGTGGCCTCAGGCCTCGGGCTCTGCGCCCTGCTCGGCATCGCCTTCAATGCTGCCACCACCCAG GTGCTGCCCTTCTTGGCACTGGGCATCGGCGTGGATGACATATTCCTGCTGGCACACGCCTTCGCAGaggccccacctggcacccctcTGCAG GAGCGCCTGGGCGAGTGCCTGCTCCGCACGGGCCCCAGCGTGGCTCTCACGTCCGTCAGCAACATGGCGGCCTTCTTCATGGCCGCCCTGGTCCCCGTCCCCGCGCTGCGGGCCTTCTCCTTGCAG GCGGCCGTCGTGGTCGGCTGCAACTTCGCAGCCGTGATGCTCGTCTTCCCAGCGGTCCTCAGCCTGGACCTGCGCCGGCGCCACTGCCAGCGCCTCGATGTGCTCTGCTGCTTCTCCAg CCCCTGTTCTGCTCGGGTGATTCAGATTCTGCCCCAGGAGCTGGCGGACAGGACAGGACCCGTGGGCATTGCCCACCTGACGGCCACCGTTCACGCCTTCGCCCACTGTGACGCCGGCAGCCAGCATGTGATCACCAGCCTGCCTCCCCAAGCCCACCTGGTGCCTCCACCTTCTGACCCACTGAGCTCTGAGCTGTTCAGCCCGGGAGGGTCCACTCGggaccttctgggccaggaggaggggacaAGGCAGAAGGCAGCCTACAAGTCTCTGCCCTGTGCCCGCTGGACTCTTGCCCATTTTGCCCGCCATCAGTTTGCACCCTTGCTGCTCCAGTCACGCGCCAAG GCTGTGGTGCTGGTCCTCTTTGGGGCTCTTCTGGGCCTGAGCCTCTACGGAGCGACCTGGGTGCAGGACGGGCTGGCCCTGACCGACGTGGTGCCGCGGGGCACCAAGGAGCATGCCTTCCTGAGCGCCCAGCTCAGGTACTTCTCCCTGTACGAGGTGGCCCTGGTGACACAGGGTGGCTTTGACTACGCCCACGCCCAACGCGCCCTCTTTGATCTGCACCAGCGCTTCAGTTCCCTCAAGGCCGTGCTGCCGCCACCTGCCACTCAGGCGCCCCGCACCTGGCTGCACTATTACCGCAACTGGCTGCAGG GAATCCAGGCTGCGTTTGACCAGGACTGGGCTTCTGGGCGCATTACCCGCCACTCCTACCGCAATGGCTCTGAGGATGGGGCCCTGGCCTACAAGCTGCTCATCCAGACCGGGGATGCCCGGGAGCCTCTGGATTTCagccag CTGACCACGAGGAAACTGGTGGACACGGAGGGGCTGGTTCCACCCGAGCTCTTCTACGTGGGGCTGACCGTGTGGGTGAGCAGTGACCCCCTGGGCCTGGCGGCCTCGCAGGCCAActtctaccccccaccccccgagtggcTGCACGACAAGTACGACACCACCGGGGAGAACCTGCGCA tCCCGGCGGCCCAGCCCCTGGAGTTTGCCCAGTTCCCCTTCCTACTGCGCGGCCTCCAGAAGACGGAGGACTTTGTGGAGGCCATCGAGGGGGCCCGGGCAGCATGCGCCGAGGCAGGCCAGGCCGGGGTGCGTGCCTACCCCAGCggctcccccttcctcttctgGGAGCAGTACCTGGGCCTGCGGCGCTGCTTCCTGCTGGCGGTCTGCATCCTGCTGGTGTGCACTTTCCTCGTCTGTGCCCTGCTGCTGCTCAACCCCTGGACAGCCGGCCTCATA GTGCTGGTCCTGGCAGTGATGACCGTGGAGCTCTTTGGCATCATGGGTTTCCTGGGCATCAAGCTGAGCGCCATCCCCGTGGTGATCCTTGTGGCCTCTGTGGGCATCGGTGTCGAGTTCACAGTCCATGTGGCTCTG gtgacgggctgtagtttgccaaccTGTTGTGGACAGTGCTCTGTGTCTCACCAGACACATCTCTGTACAGTGCCACCTAAACGGACTCGTGCACGCTGCCTGGACAGCTCCCAGGCGCTCGGCGCATCGGCCTCCTGTGGGTCAGGGCATGGGTGCCCCAGGGGCAGATGA